From the Clarias gariepinus isolate MV-2021 ecotype Netherlands chromosome 3, CGAR_prim_01v2, whole genome shotgun sequence genome, one window contains:
- the LOC128519467 gene encoding WD repeat-containing protein 88-like has product MSQALLDPLTLDQVINEEEEEEDADTNSLWEHEALAQIPVKVLRGHTESATSCHFCFHDTRLLTSSHDKTAIFWDVETGSQLMVLKGGHTGAITACCLVPEKNRVITSSWDKTVNAWDLETGKILWTVVQGGLLMSCSVSGDGKYVASASDLENTLYVNCAATGQSVHYIPGHHTSTIMSCRFDAQSQHVASVSADRSIKLWDLCSHKTTLSINSAHRNVISSCCFTQNGRYLCTASWDRALLLWDVQTGSFRTKGGERLCQLHDGIVSSCAFSSDASVLVSGAYDRTVALWDVKGLYRTLVLKGHLDWVTDVDISADKNWVASSSKDCTVRLWNIEQHENIPAVRESRRAHGYEPHIIQCEECGKAFSLSRLEKVHFITTCVFCRLKTTHRSPPAPPPL; this is encoded by the exons ATGTCTCAGGCCCTGCTGGACCCACTGACCCTGGATCAGGTGAttaatgaggaggaggaggaggaagacgcAGACACTAACTCACTGTGGGAACACGAGGCGCTcgcgcag ATTCCTGTAAAGGTGTTGAGGGGACACACTGAATCTGCCACCAGCTGCCACTTCTGTTTTCATGACACACGACTTCTCACCAGCTCCCACGACAAGACGGCAATATTCTGG GATGTGGAGACAGGATCACAGTTGATGGTGCTAAAAGGAGGACACACAGGGGCCATCACTGCATGCTGTTTAGTCCCAGAGAAGAACAG AGTAATAACATCCTCTTGGGATAAGACTGTAAATGCCTGGGATCTGGAGACCGGCAAAATCCTG tggACAGTAGTGCAGGGAGGGTTGCTGATGTCCTGCAGTGTATCAGGGGATGGGAAGTATGTGGCGTCAGCCTCAGACTTGGAGAACACTCTGTACGTCAACTGTGCAGCAACAGGACAGAGTGTGCATTATATTCCAG gTCATCATACATCCACAATAATGAGCTGCAGGTTTGATGCTCAGAGTCAGCACGTGGCCAGCGTCTCAGCGGACAGGTCCATCAAATTATGGGACCTCTGTTCTCACAAAACCACCCTGAGCATTAACAG TGCGCACAGGAATGTCATCTCCAGCTGCTGCTTTACACAAAATGGACGTTACTTGTGCACTGCATCATGGGATCGTGCTCTACTGCTGTGGGATGTGCAAACAGGTTCATTCCGTACCAAAGGAGGAGAGCGGCTTTGTCAATTGCATGATGGAATTGTCAGCTCCTGTGCCTTCTCCAGTGATG CCTCTGTACTTGTGTCTGGAGCTTACGACAGGACGGTTGCATTGTGGGATGTAAAGGGATTGTACAGAACTCTGGTGCTGAAG GGTCACCTGGACTGGGTGACAGATGTGGACATCAGTGCTGATAAGAACTGGGTGGCTTCTTCCTCCAAG GATTGTACAGTGCGTCTGTGGAACATTGAGCAGCATGAGAACATTCCTGCAGTCAGAGAGAGCAGGAGAGCACATGGCTATGAGCCTCATATCATTCAG tgtGAGGAATGTGGAAAGGCGTTTTCGCTGTCTCGCTTGGAGAAAGTTCACTTCATCACCACGTGTGTGTTCTGTCGCCTGAAGACTACACACAGATCTCCACCAGCGCCTCCGCCTCTGTAG